A genome region from Fervidobacterium changbaicum includes the following:
- a CDS encoding transglutaminase domain-containing protein — protein sequence MKRTSILTLIVLSLLCTMAFAKVYQVYSADDVERAIVSDIHSYEQKTVLKANGTNNATMLKLVGTIIEIIPEQLFIQRWSADSIEQAGSVETTITYVYLESEAERKAVDEFISKNLPSILKNARTDLEKVYALNEWIKSYIQYDESYSHKNAYSTLKDRKGVCQGYALLFYRLAKAAGIDVLLVSGEAKSPYESAEKLVPHAWNIVKIEGNWYYIDTTWNDSLGMNTYFLFGKNQARYSHYAKTKIPVTVSTKGFAEKLYEEILSGSKQSAGLFNSLYGNLADKYDDLVAYLTKGLRDRSDVVFVGHTNFVSKYLSKAVEEALYNANVKSVSYDYSHFYLFTYGDKDFYVWQVRFK from the coding sequence ATGAAAAGAACTTCAATCCTCACATTGATTGTTCTATCGCTACTTTGCACCATGGCCTTTGCCAAGGTGTACCAGGTCTATTCAGCTGATGATGTTGAGAGAGCAATCGTCAGTGATATTCACAGCTATGAACAAAAGACAGTTCTAAAAGCAAATGGGACAAACAACGCGACGATGCTTAAGTTGGTGGGGACGATTATTGAAATTATCCCTGAGCAGTTGTTTATACAAAGATGGAGCGCTGATTCAATCGAGCAGGCAGGAAGTGTTGAAACAACGATAACGTACGTGTATTTAGAATCCGAGGCAGAGCGCAAGGCGGTTGATGAGTTCATATCAAAGAATTTGCCTTCGATTCTTAAGAATGCACGTACGGATTTAGAAAAGGTCTACGCGCTTAACGAATGGATAAAGTCATACATTCAGTACGATGAGTCTTATTCACACAAGAATGCTTATTCGACTTTGAAAGACAGAAAAGGTGTATGCCAAGGGTATGCGCTCTTGTTTTATAGACTTGCGAAAGCAGCAGGGATAGATGTACTGCTTGTCAGTGGTGAGGCAAAGTCTCCATACGAATCAGCAGAAAAACTTGTCCCACATGCGTGGAACATTGTTAAGATAGAGGGAAACTGGTACTACATTGATACAACATGGAACGACAGTTTAGGCATGAACACTTATTTTCTCTTCGGTAAAAATCAAGCAAGGTATTCGCACTATGCAAAGACGAAAATTCCAGTTACCGTATCGACTAAAGGTTTTGCAGAAAAGTTGTATGAAGAAATACTCAGTGGAAGTAAACAGTCAGCGGGCCTTTTTAACTCGCTGTACGGTAATTTGGCAGATAAATACGATGATTTGGTCGCTTATTTGACAAAGGGACTAAGAGATAGAAGCGATGTTGTTTTTGTCGGACATACTAATTTTGTTTCAAAGTATTTGTCAAAAGCAGTTGAAGAAGCGCTGTACAACGCGAATGTGAAAAGCGTAAGCTACGACTATTCGCATTTTTATCTTTTCACGTATGGCGATAAGGATTTCTACGTATGGCAGGTTAGGTTTAAGTGA
- a CDS encoding ATP-binding protein produces the protein MLLCGPRGSGKTTFLLSKAGSEEMFYVSADDLLINAEPFLELAQLVLLSYNGLIVDEVHFLKDGGLQIKSLYDSFPNKKIWINGSGSIALHKSRA, from the coding sequence ATTTTACTGTGCGGACCGAGGGGAAGCGGGAAAACGACTTTCCTTCTTTCCAAAGCGGGAAGCGAGGAGATGTTCTATGTCTCAGCTGATGATCTTTTAATAAATGCCGAGCCTTTCTTAGAATTAGCCCAACTTGTCCTTTTATCATACAACGGACTCATAGTCGATGAAGTACATTTCCTCAAAGATGGGGGACTACAAATCAAATCACTATACGATTCCTTTCCAAACAAAAAAATTTGGATTAACGGCAGTGGCTCGATAGCGCTGCATAAAAGTAGGGCCTAA
- a CDS encoding M48 family metallopeptidase gives MAHSDRNTNIFGFSVAGVNFKVERSRRRKRTVQLHFEDENTIVLIAPWHFDKERALEFAIRNIDKIRLLLDKHRSRKLENGKDAILYFGKPFKVVFSSEIVVPILFDTEHFVVNERYAKDIDILAKHWLRKRAEEYLPKRLKEISNVMGISYKKVQIRDVKTRWGSCSSKGTISLNWRLIMAPAEVIDYVLIHELAHIVHPNHSKAFWSFLASCFPQYKTCRMWLKDNGWTLLTRY, from the coding sequence ATGGCACATTCAGATAGGAATACAAACATTTTCGGTTTTTCAGTAGCGGGTGTTAATTTCAAAGTTGAAAGGAGCAGGCGAAGAAAGAGAACGGTTCAGCTGCATTTTGAAGATGAAAACACGATTGTCTTAATCGCTCCGTGGCATTTTGATAAAGAGAGAGCACTGGAGTTTGCGATAAGAAATATCGATAAAATTCGCTTGCTTCTTGATAAACACCGCTCACGAAAACTGGAGAATGGGAAAGATGCGATTTTGTATTTTGGGAAACCTTTTAAAGTCGTGTTCAGCAGCGAAATTGTCGTTCCCATACTTTTCGACACCGAGCATTTTGTCGTTAATGAAAGATACGCCAAAGATATCGATATTTTGGCAAAGCACTGGCTCCGAAAACGGGCAGAAGAGTACCTTCCAAAAAGGTTGAAGGAAATTTCCAATGTCATGGGGATAAGCTACAAGAAGGTGCAGATAAGGGATGTTAAAACGCGGTGGGGAAGCTGCTCGTCTAAGGGGACGATTTCTTTGAACTGGAGGTTGATAATGGCGCCGGCTGAAGTGATAGACTACGTTTTGATCCACGAGCTTGCGCATATTGTTCATCCAAACCACAGTAAAGCGTTCTGGAGCTTTTTAGCAAGTTGTTTTCCTCAATATAAAACCTGTCGCATGTGGTTAAAAGATAATGGATGGACCTTACTCACGAGATACTGA